From Calothrix sp. PCC 6303, a single genomic window includes:
- a CDS encoding protein kinase domain-containing protein — MITPTFLNNRYKVLSVLGSGGFGDTFLAEDTQMPSGRRCVIKQLKPVANNNPQIHQLVQERFQREAAILEELGENSPQIPKLYAYFNESGEFYLVQEYIEGQTLSQRLQQQGSMSESSVKSILIDILPILSYVHSKHIVHRDIKPDNIMIRNFDGKAILIDFGAVKETMGTVITNSGNSARSIVIGTPGFMPMEQSAGRPQFSSDLYSLGLTAIYLLTGKLPQELPTNPHTGEILWRQYALNVSPSLAMVLDKCILPVARDRYPSARDMLADLQPVPNQIAPTVPYTPPQYNPPQYTPPQYNPPPQPVQSAPTQYSTPTPQQQPPTVAHYQPGGQQQANYYQQPTPAQPTQNTSGTWQQAVIVGGVIGSILVGGWWVMGQMHQSGNQQANTNNVTETPISTSTSTPISTPIEISSGNNSNNSNNNSRRESSSSSSTNSSNNNSQPIQSTNNLISQEAAVNTVTSWIKAKGEIFAPPYVTDKGRQLLTGSAYERNIEKSSDPESCIASGRDEDDCLSSVQWLVRNNSHWTYGVQRINGVNRFEPSGDKATLVVNVTEQRTLINSKGNVDRTQSGLFTSTVSYDLVYEDGQVKISNYN; from the coding sequence ATGATCACACCGACGTTTTTAAATAACCGTTATAAAGTTCTGAGTGTCCTGGGTAGTGGTGGATTTGGAGATACATTCTTAGCAGAAGATACCCAAATGCCATCCGGTCGTCGTTGTGTAATTAAACAACTCAAGCCTGTAGCTAATAATAACCCGCAAATTCATCAGTTAGTACAGGAGCGGTTTCAAAGAGAAGCAGCCATCTTGGAAGAATTGGGAGAAAACAGCCCACAAATACCCAAGTTATATGCTTACTTTAACGAAAGCGGAGAATTTTACCTAGTTCAAGAATATATCGAGGGGCAAACCCTATCTCAAAGACTGCAACAGCAGGGTTCCATGAGTGAAAGTTCAGTTAAATCAATTTTAATTGACATTTTACCAATATTAAGCTATGTCCACAGCAAACACATAGTGCATCGGGACATCAAACCAGATAACATCATGATTCGCAATTTCGACGGCAAAGCCATTTTAATTGACTTTGGTGCCGTGAAAGAAACCATGGGAACAGTGATAACAAATTCTGGGAACTCTGCCAGAAGCATCGTGATTGGGACACCTGGATTTATGCCGATGGAACAATCAGCAGGTAGACCCCAATTTAGTAGTGATTTGTATAGCTTGGGATTAACAGCAATTTATCTACTTACAGGGAAGCTTCCCCAAGAATTGCCAACAAACCCCCACACGGGTGAAATTTTGTGGCGACAATATGCTTTGAATGTGAGTCCAAGTTTGGCGATGGTATTGGATAAATGCATATTACCAGTAGCACGCGATCGCTATCCCAGCGCAAGGGACATGTTAGCAGATCTTCAACCTGTGCCAAACCAGATTGCACCGACAGTTCCCTATACTCCACCACAATATAACCCACCACAATACACTCCACCGCAATACAATCCACCACCACAACCCGTACAATCTGCACCCACACAATACTCCACACCAACACCTCAACAGCAACCTCCAACAGTTGCACACTATCAACCAGGTGGACAGCAACAAGCAAATTATTATCAACAACCAACACCAGCACAACCAACACAAAACACTTCCGGAACTTGGCAACAAGCTGTCATTGTTGGTGGTGTAATTGGTTCAATTCTCGTTGGTGGTTGGTGGGTAATGGGACAAATGCATCAATCAGGAAATCAGCAAGCAAACACAAACAACGTTACTGAAACACCCATATCCACCTCTACATCAACACCAATATCTACACCCATTGAAATTTCATCTGGGAATAATAGCAATAACTCTAATAACAATTCTCGAAGAGAATCAAGTAGTTCATCTTCTACCAACTCCAGTAATAACAATTCTCAACCCATACAAAGCACCAATAATCTGATTTCTCAAGAAGCAGCGGTTAATACCGTTACAAGTTGGATTAAAGCCAAAGGAGAAATTTTTGCCCCTCCCTACGTAACAGATAAAGGCAGACAATTATTAACTGGTTCTGCCTATGAAAGAAATATTGAAAAATCATCAGATCCAGAATCTTGTATAGCATCTGGGAGAGATGAAGATGATTGTTTAAGTTCAGTTCAATGGTTAGTTAGAAATAACTCTCATTGGACTTATGGGGTGCAACGGATTAATGGTGTAAATAGGTTTGAACCCAGCGGAGATAAAGCAACACTTGTAGTTAATGTCACAGAACAACGTACCCTTATAAATAGCAAAGGGAATGTCGATAGAACCCAATCTGGTCTGTTTACTTCCACAGTTAGTTATGACTTAGTTTATGAAGATGGACAGGTAAAGATATCTAACTACAATTAA
- a CDS encoding serine hydrolase gives MEEKSEQNQNLHKQEISELENKLKLANQVITSLQHQNTELKKQATNSLTGATTRIPQTTTNQTKGVSMSKYRFSQLSHFQFYALTVSVVLLIISIFSLSSFFSRRDGLKKTEVRKNTSPPTAQAIPTLTTAFPISVNTPSQNQGIVPLNSNPLLLSNTSEFTYNIVTSPKLTKGDKKLDKIVKSIVNYAEENKLPTSSLSVTLIDLNKNTTAAYQEDKPRYPASVAKLFWMVALEAKIKQGQVQFAAVYNDLNTMMLKSDNDAASNVIDAITNTKSSDKKLEQQEFATWKYQRQSLNDFFQKAGYKDINISQKTFPLPLHNIQAPKGADAQIRGDNPNSPRRNKVTTYQAARLMYEIARGEAVAPESQESMLNLLKRDLGYWQSQPPNPEEFDPVRDLFGEKLPANRVEFYSKAGWTTTSRQEVAYIVSKDRKASYILAIFGDDKAYGDSKKAFPQMSRLVFDQLTN, from the coding sequence GTGGAAGAAAAATCAGAACAAAACCAAAACTTACACAAACAGGAAATTAGTGAGCTTGAAAATAAGCTAAAACTTGCAAATCAAGTAATTACTAGCCTCCAGCACCAAAATACTGAACTAAAAAAACAGGCAACTAATTCCTTAACTGGTGCTACTACTCGTATACCTCAAACGACAACTAATCAAACTAAAGGTGTATCAATGAGTAAATATAGATTTTCTCAGCTATCTCATTTCCAATTTTATGCACTTACAGTTTCGGTTGTGTTGCTTATTATTTCTATATTTAGTTTGAGCAGTTTTTTCTCCCGTCGAGATGGTTTAAAAAAGACTGAAGTGAGAAAAAATACTTCTCCCCCAACAGCGCAAGCAATACCAACTTTAACAACTGCTTTTCCTATTTCAGTTAATACTCCCAGCCAGAATCAAGGGATTGTCCCCCTTAATTCTAATCCTCTATTATTATCGAATACTTCAGAATTTACTTATAATATAGTAACGTCCCCTAAGTTAACCAAAGGTGATAAAAAGCTAGACAAAATTGTCAAGAGTATAGTCAATTATGCTGAAGAGAATAAATTACCTACAAGTTCTCTATCCGTTACATTAATAGACTTAAACAAAAATACAACCGCTGCATATCAAGAAGATAAGCCGAGATACCCAGCTAGTGTTGCTAAACTATTTTGGATGGTTGCATTAGAAGCAAAAATTAAACAGGGTCAAGTACAATTTGCAGCAGTTTATAATGATTTGAATACAATGATGTTGAAATCAGATAACGATGCTGCTAGTAATGTGATAGATGCAATTACTAATACTAAATCTTCTGATAAAAAGTTAGAACAACAAGAATTTGCTACATGGAAATATCAGCGACAAAGTTTAAATGATTTTTTCCAGAAAGCTGGTTATAAAGATATTAATATCAGCCAAAAAACTTTTCCTCTTCCTCTACATAATATTCAAGCACCAAAAGGTGCAGATGCACAGATACGTGGTGACAATCCCAATAGTCCTAGACGGAATAAAGTCACAACATATCAAGCTGCAAGACTAATGTATGAAATTGCTAGAGGTGAAGCAGTAGCACCAGAATCTCAAGAATCGATGCTAAATTTACTCAAAAGAGACTTAGGATATTGGCAATCTCAACCACCTAATCCAGAAGAATTTGATCCTGTACGGGATTTATTTGGCGAAAAATTGCCTGCTAATCGAGTTGAATTTTATTCTAAAGCCGGATGGACTACTACCTCTCGACAGGAAGTTGCCTATATAGTCAGTAAAGATAGAAAAGCAAGCTACATATTAGCTATTTTTGGGGATGATAAAGCTTACGGTGATAGTAAAAAAGCATTTCCCCAAATGTCACGTTTAGTTTTTGATCAATTGACAAATTGA
- a CDS encoding DUF1565 domain-containing protein, with the protein MTQILYVNPTSGNNGNTGSEQAPVKTIAKALQLATAGAKIQLASGTYNAASGEIFPLSVPPNVAIIGTENNKGSAILIEGSGNYLSRTFAGQNVTFVMASSAELRGVTVVNQASRGTAVWVESTSPTVANCTFIRCKREGLFATGDANPVVIDNVFTENAANGISIARNSKGDIRGNICYKTGYGIAISDSAAPTLTDNKISENRSGIVISGSARPVLRSNLCDRNTDDGITIISSALPDLGTNTSPGNNILRSNGKFDIQNASSNKIIAIGNQIDPSKVSGNVELINNQSPSPSPIPTPSPTPIPTPSPTPIPTPSPTPIPTPSPNPEPEPNPEPSPIPTPSPTPIPVPTPSPTPTPVPGDLTDISGHWAEAFIRELNKLDIITGFKDKTFKPDATMTRAQYAALLVKAFNPSAKRQASKFRDVPESFWAYKVIQQAYQGQFLSGYPDNSFRPNENIQRVQILVSLVNGLGLTTATKTTKAFDDQNKIPNYALDEIAIASSKRIIVNYPKISQLNPTRDATRAEVAAIVYQALVDAGRVAVINSPYIFV; encoded by the coding sequence GCACCAGTAAAAACCATTGCGAAAGCGCTCCAGTTAGCTACCGCAGGAGCGAAAATCCAATTAGCATCGGGAACCTATAATGCTGCTAGTGGTGAGATTTTTCCCCTATCTGTACCCCCAAACGTCGCTATAATTGGGACTGAGAATAACAAAGGTAGCGCTATTTTAATTGAAGGTAGTGGAAATTACCTGAGTAGAACTTTTGCTGGTCAAAATGTCACTTTTGTGATGGCAAGTAGTGCAGAATTACGGGGTGTTACCGTTGTCAATCAGGCTAGTCGAGGGACGGCTGTCTGGGTAGAATCCACATCACCCACAGTTGCCAATTGTACGTTTATTAGGTGTAAACGGGAAGGTTTATTTGCTACAGGAGACGCAAATCCGGTGGTAATAGACAATGTTTTTACCGAAAACGCTGCAAATGGTATTTCTATTGCCCGTAATTCTAAGGGAGATATTCGTGGCAATATTTGCTACAAGACAGGTTATGGAATTGCCATTAGTGATAGTGCAGCACCAACCCTAACTGATAACAAAATATCGGAAAACCGATCTGGGATAGTAATTTCTGGAAGTGCGCGTCCTGTACTGCGGAGTAATTTATGCGATCGCAATACAGATGACGGTATTACTATTATCTCTAGTGCGCTACCTGATTTGGGTACGAATACTTCCCCAGGTAACAATATTTTACGCTCTAACGGCAAGTTTGATATCCAAAATGCCAGCAGCAATAAAATCATCGCCATTGGCAACCAAATCGATCCTAGCAAGGTTTCGGGAAATGTTGAGTTAATTAATAATCAATCACCATCCCCATCTCCAATTCCTACACCGTCCCCAACTCCAATTCCCACACCGTCCCCAACTCCAATTCCCACACCATCCCCAACTCCAATTCCCACACCGTCCCCAAATCCTGAACCCGAACCAAATCCTGAACCATCTCCAATCCCCACACCATCCCCAACTCCCATCCCCGTACCGACACCATCACCAACTCCCACACCAGTACCTGGAGATTTAACTGATATTTCGGGGCATTGGGCAGAAGCATTTATTCGTGAATTAAATAAACTAGATATCATTACCGGGTTTAAAGATAAAACCTTCAAACCCGACGCAACCATGACACGCGCACAGTACGCGGCTTTATTAGTGAAAGCTTTTAATCCTAGTGCGAAACGTCAAGCCAGTAAATTTAGAGATGTACCTGAAAGCTTTTGGGCATATAAAGTCATTCAACAAGCATATCAGGGACAGTTCCTCTCAGGTTATCCGGATAACTCATTCCGTCCCAACGAAAATATTCAACGGGTGCAAATCCTTGTTTCCCTAGTTAACGGTTTGGGATTAACCACAGCAACCAAAACCACCAAAGCATTCGACGATCAAAATAAAATCCCTAACTATGCTTTAGATGAAATAGCGATCGCATCATCAAAGCGCATCATAGTTAATTATCCCAAAATTAGTCAACTCAACCCCACTCGTGATGCCACCCGCGCAGAAGTAGCAGCTATAGTTTATCAAGCTTTAGTTGATGCTGGACGTGTAGCAGTAATCAACTCACCATACATATTTGTCTAA